In the genome of Manis javanica isolate MJ-LG chromosome 17, MJ_LKY, whole genome shotgun sequence, one region contains:
- the LOC108389437 gene encoding vomeronasal type-1 receptor 4-like, protein MTSRDLTIGMIFLSQTAVGILGNFSLLCHYLSFHFTGCRVRSTDLILKHLTIANLLAILSKGIPQTMAALGVEDFLNDTGCKLVFYVHRVSRDVSLGTTCLLNIFQAIMISPRTSRCAELAVKAPKFIGTSIIFCWVLNMTVNIIVLVYVAGKDGITDKNDYGYCSAALHEKTVGTLYVTLVLFHDGFCLVLILWASGSTVFILLGHKQQVQHIYRNRVSPRSSPETRATQSILVLVSTFVCLCMVSSILHVCLATLRNPSWWLVNLSALIAAGFPTVSPYVLMSHDPTVSRPCFAWIRNTKSPKHIININSMCIHSG, encoded by the coding sequence ATGACCTCCAGGGATTTGACAATAGGAATGATCTTCTTGTCACAGACTGCGGTTGGAATCCTGgggaatttctctcttctttgccaTTACCTCTCCTTTCACTTCACAGGATGCAGGGTGAGGTCCACAGATCTGATTCTCAAGCACCTGACTATAGCCAACCTCTTAGCGATTCTCTCTAAAGGAATCCCTCAAACGATGGCAGCTTTGGGGGTGGAAGATTTCCTCAATGATACAGGATGCAAGCTTGTTTTCTATGTTCACAGAGTGAGCAGGGATGTGTCCCTTGGCACCACCTGCCTCTTGAACATCTTCCAGGCAATTATGATCAGCCCCAGGACCTCCAGGTGCGCAGAGCTGGCAGTAAAAGCTCCCAAGTTCATAGGCACTTCCATTATCTTCTGCTGGGTGCTGAACATGACTGTAAACATCATAGTTCTCGTGTATGTGGCTGGCAAAGACGGTATCACTGACAAAAATGACTATGGCTATTGTTCTGCTGCTCTTCACGAGAAGACCGTAGGCACATTGTATGTCACATTGGTATTATTCCATGATGGCTTCTGTTTGGTGCTCATTCTCTGGGCCAGCGGCTCCACGGTGTTCATCCTACTCGGACACAAGCAGCAGGTCCAACACATTTACAGGAACCGTGTCTCCCCCAGATCCTCCCCTGAGACCAGAGCCACCCAGAGCATCCTGGTCCTAGTGAGCAcctttgtgtgtctgtgcatggTCTCCTCTATCCTTCACGTTTGTTTGGCTACTTTAAGGAATCCCAGCTGGTGGCTGGTGAACCTCTCTGCACTGATTGCCGCGGGCTTCCCGACCGTCAGCCCCTACGTGCTCATGAGCCATGACCCCACAGTGTCTAGGCCCTGCTTTGCCTGGATAAGGAACACAAAATCCCCTAAACATATCATAAACATAAATAGCATGTGTATTCACAGTGGCTAA